The Streptococcus oralis region GATGAGTACATGGAAGTAACGCCTGAGTCTATCCGTTTGCGTAAACAAATCCTTAACAAGGCAGAGCGTGAGAAAGCCAACAAGAAGAAAAAATCAGCTGAATAAGAGCTAGAAAGAGATAAAGATGGTCTATTTAATCATAGGGATACTCTTATTACTACTCTATGTATTTGCGACACCCCAAAGTATCAAAGGAACAGTCAACATCGTTATCTTGGTCTTTGTAGTTGTTGCACTCTTGATTTTGCTGATGTTGTCCATCTTGCAAATCTTCCAATTACCGACA contains the following coding sequences:
- a CDS encoding DUF3165 family protein, with product MVYLIIGILLLLLYVFATPQSIKGTVNIVILVFVVVALLILLMLSILQIFQLPTEFFVTIAMLALAYFSLRDITLMSVKKSRRR